One part of the Mariniflexile litorale genome encodes these proteins:
- a CDS encoding carboxymuconolactone decarboxylase family protein — protein sequence MSNIVTEFNEYRAKMNDKILADNNKVIKRIFNLDTNAYTEGALDVKTKELLGLVASAVLRCDDCVKYHLETSHKIGLTKDEVVEALSIATLVGGTIVIPHLRRAYEFWDALEAQTLNKI from the coding sequence ATGTCTAATATCGTTACCGAATTTAATGAGTACCGTGCTAAAATGAACGACAAAATTTTAGCTGATAATAACAAAGTCATCAAACGTATTTTTAATTTAGATACGAATGCTTATACTGAAGGCGCACTCGATGTTAAAACGAAAGAACTTTTAGGTTTAGTTGCTTCGGCCGTATTGCGCTGCGACGATTGTGTAAAATACCATTTGGAAACAAGCCACAAAATAGGTTTAACAAAAGATGAAGTTGTAGAAGCTTTAAGCATTGCGACGTTAGTTGGCGGTACTATTGTTATTCCCCACTTACGTCGTGCCTACGAATTTTGGGATGCTTTAGAAGCACAGACGTTAAACAAAATATAA
- a CDS encoding PorV/PorQ family protein — protein sequence MNIGVDAAALGMSSAVTANTSDVNSGYWNPAGLLKLEDNQLALMHSSYFANIANYDYVAFAKPLDDRSVVGISLIRFAVDDILNTTQLIDEQGNINYDRISLFSTADYGLTFSYARALPVQGLNFGANAKVIRRVIGDFASSWGFGLDVGMQFETNNDWKFGIMARDITTTFNAWAINKEEFKKIQDAVEGQNQELPETTEITIPKLQIGISKLVDFNYDYTLLTAFNLNVRFEENNDVISSSFASINPALGFEFGYIDMVYLRAGVGNFQNEIQIDNSEQLSFQPSFGVGFKYNGVQIDYAFTDIGDQSIALYSNVFSLKLDFSIFR from the coding sequence ATGAATATTGGTGTAGATGCTGCGGCTTTAGGAATGAGTAGTGCTGTTACTGCAAATACATCCGATGTAAATTCTGGATATTGGAATCCAGCTGGTTTGTTGAAACTTGAAGACAACCAATTAGCTTTGATGCACTCCAGCTATTTTGCCAATATTGCCAATTATGATTACGTAGCCTTCGCTAAACCTTTAGATGATAGAAGTGTAGTGGGTATATCGTTAATTCGTTTTGCTGTTGATGATATATTAAATACTACGCAACTTATTGATGAGCAAGGCAATATTAATTATGATAGAATAAGTTTATTTTCAACTGCCGACTACGGACTTACTTTTTCATATGCGCGGGCACTTCCTGTTCAAGGACTTAATTTTGGAGCCAATGCCAAAGTTATTAGAAGAGTTATTGGAGATTTTGCATCTTCGTGGGGTTTTGGTTTAGATGTTGGAATGCAATTTGAAACCAATAACGATTGGAAATTCGGAATTATGGCACGCGACATTACAACCACTTTTAATGCATGGGCGATAAATAAAGAGGAGTTTAAAAAAATTCAAGATGCTGTTGAAGGACAAAATCAAGAACTACCAGAAACTACCGAAATTACGATTCCTAAACTGCAAATAGGTATTTCTAAGCTGGTAGATTTTAATTATGATTACACGCTTTTAACTGCTTTTAATTTAAATGTTCGGTTTGAAGAAAACAATGACGTGATTTCATCATCCTTTGCGAGTATCAATCCGGCTTTAGGATTTGAATTTGGATATATCGACATGGTTTATTTACGCGCGGGTGTGGGTAATTTTCAAAATGAAATACAAATAGATAATTCAGAACAACTAAGCTTTCAACCCAGTTTTGGTGTCGGATTTAAATACAATGGTGTTCAAATAGACTATGCTTTTACCGATATTGGCGACCAAAGTATCGCTTTATATTCGAATGTCTTTTCGTTAAAACTTGATTTTAGTATTTTTAGATAA
- a CDS encoding YfiT family bacillithiol transferase, with protein MTEQKLQKLKYPIGHFDCPNNISAQHIESWISILEHFPTRLENLVKNLTNDQLDTVYRPDGWTIRQVIHHLSDSHHHSYTRFKWTLTEDKPVIKAYFEDRWAELIDSKTAPIEISLLHLKAVHAKLVYLLKGLSEENLNKYFIHPETQSEVVLKKNVGIYAWHSNHHYSHIENLMQQNNWI; from the coding sequence ATGACAGAGCAAAAATTACAAAAACTTAAATACCCCATTGGGCACTTTGATTGCCCTAATAATATTTCAGCTCAGCACATAGAAAGCTGGATTTCAATTTTAGAACATTTTCCTACTAGATTAGAAAATCTTGTTAAGAATTTAACGAACGATCAGTTAGATACGGTATATAGACCAGATGGATGGACCATTAGACAGGTTATTCATCATCTTTCAGATAGTCATCACCATAGCTATACCCGTTTTAAATGGACTTTAACAGAAGATAAGCCTGTTATAAAAGCTTATTTTGAAGATCGTTGGGCAGAATTAATCGATTCTAAAACAGCTCCTATCGAGATCTCTTTACTTCATTTAAAAGCTGTTCATGCTAAGCTAGTATATTTATTAAAAGGATTGTCTGAAGAGAATTTAAATAAATATTTTATTCACCCAGAAACTCAAAGTGAAGTGGTTTTAAAAAAAAATGTTGGTATATATGCATGGCACAGTAACCATCATTATTCACATATTGAAAATTTAATGCAACAAAATAACTGGATTTAG
- a CDS encoding CDP-alcohol phosphatidyltransferase family protein, translated as MKHYIPNALTLLNLFCGSVAVILAVNNDFVAAALFVFLGIFFDFFDGFAARKLNVQSELGVQLDSLADMVTSGLVPGIIMCKLIAMTTNIPEIITFENVWNNEFYGSTKNYSVFPFIGLFITLASAYRLAKFNIDEDQQTYFKGLPTPANALLIVSLPLILEFQNNDLINSIIINKWFLIGLTFLSCYLLNSSIKLFALKFKDWGFKANATRYVFIMLCVILLILLQFAAIPLIILLYIGMSVLDNVASKLK; from the coding sequence ATGAAACACTATATACCAAATGCCTTAACCTTATTAAATCTTTTTTGCGGAAGTGTTGCCGTTATTTTAGCTGTTAACAATGATTTTGTAGCCGCCGCTTTATTTGTGTTTTTAGGTATCTTTTTTGACTTTTTTGATGGCTTTGCAGCTAGAAAACTGAATGTGCAAAGTGAATTGGGTGTTCAGTTAGATTCGTTGGCTGATATGGTAACGAGTGGATTGGTACCAGGTATTATAATGTGTAAGCTTATAGCAATGACAACAAATATACCTGAAATAATTACTTTTGAAAATGTATGGAATAATGAATTTTATGGTAGCACAAAAAATTATAGTGTTTTCCCATTTATTGGGTTATTTATAACTTTGGCTTCGGCTTATAGATTGGCAAAATTCAATATAGATGAAGACCAACAAACCTATTTTAAAGGCTTACCAACACCTGCGAATGCTTTATTAATTGTATCACTACCTTTAATTTTAGAATTTCAGAATAACGATTTAATAAATTCCATTATTATTAATAAATGGTTTTTAATTGGTTTGACGTTTTTAAGTTGTTACCTATTAAATTCAAGCATCAAATTATTTGCTTTAAAGTTTAAAGATTGGGGTTTTAAAGCCAATGCTACCCGATATGTTTTTATCATGCTTTGTGTAATTCTTTTAATTTTATTACAGTTTGCCGCGATACCACTTATAATACTACTTTATATAGGCATGTCTGTTTTAGATAATGTTGCTTCCAAATTAAAATAA
- a CDS encoding RecQ family ATP-dependent DNA helicase, producing MLIAKSDLHSALKKHFGFGKFKGLQEGVIESLLSGNNTFVIMPTGGGKSLCYQLPALMQEGTAIVVSPLIALMKNQVDAIRGISNEEGIAHVLNSSLNKTEIKRVKEDIVNGVTKLLYVAPESLTKEENVEFLRSVKVSFMAIDEAHCISEWGHDFRPEYRNLKHIIGRIGDNIPIIGLTATATPKVQEDIIKNLGISGAKTFKASFNRPNLYYEVRPKTKNVDADIIRFIKQNQGKSGIVYCLSRKRVEELAQVLQVNGVKAVPYHAGLDAKSRSNYQDQFLMEDVDVVVATIAFGMGIDKPDVRFVIHHDIPKSIESYYQETGRAGRDGGEGHCLAYYAYKDIEKLEKFMSGKPVAEQEIGQALLQEVVAFAETSISRRKFILHYFGEEFDNKTGEGGEMDDNVRHPKKQHEAQNDVKLLLETIDNTNEKYKSKDLVHVITGKENALINSHKTNEQAFFGKGKDKDKKYWMALLRQVLVSGFLKKDIETYGVIKLADAGRNFIKKPKSFMMTEDHIFDGEQEDGTIVTAAKSEGAVADVLLMNLLKDLRKKNAKKLGVPPFVIFQDPSLEDMALKYPITVTELANVHGVGDGKAKKYGKDFIELIAQYVEEHDIIRPDDLVVKSTGTNSANKLYIIQNIDRKLPLDDIASSKGMSMVDFIKEMEAIVYSGTKLNINYWIDDILDEDQQEEIHDYFMESKTDSIETAIKEFDGDYDEDELRLYRIKFISEVAN from the coding sequence ATGTTAATAGCAAAAAGTGACTTGCATTCTGCACTAAAAAAACATTTTGGGTTTGGTAAATTTAAAGGGCTTCAAGAAGGTGTCATAGAAAGTTTATTATCTGGTAACAACACATTCGTCATCATGCCAACTGGCGGTGGTAAATCTCTCTGTTATCAATTGCCTGCTTTAATGCAGGAAGGTACCGCTATAGTAGTCTCTCCATTAATAGCTTTAATGAAAAATCAGGTAGATGCTATTAGAGGGATTTCAAATGAAGAAGGTATTGCACATGTATTAAATTCTTCATTAAACAAAACCGAAATTAAGCGGGTTAAAGAAGACATTGTAAATGGCGTAACTAAATTACTTTATGTAGCGCCAGAATCTTTAACTAAAGAAGAAAATGTTGAGTTTTTGCGTTCGGTAAAAGTGTCTTTTATGGCTATAGATGAAGCGCATTGTATTAGCGAATGGGGACACGATTTTAGACCAGAATACAGAAATTTAAAGCATATTATTGGTCGTATTGGTGACAATATTCCTATCATAGGATTAACAGCAACAGCAACACCTAAGGTTCAGGAGGATATTATTAAAAATTTAGGGATTAGTGGAGCAAAAACATTTAAAGCTTCCTTTAATAGACCTAATTTATACTACGAAGTGCGTCCGAAAACAAAAAATGTTGACGCCGATATTATTCGTTTTATAAAACAAAATCAAGGTAAATCGGGTATTGTTTATTGTTTAAGTAGAAAACGTGTTGAAGAATTGGCACAGGTTTTACAGGTAAATGGTGTTAAAGCAGTGCCATATCATGCTGGTTTAGATGCTAAATCGAGGTCTAATTATCAAGATCAATTTCTTATGGAAGATGTCGATGTTGTGGTAGCTACCATAGCCTTTGGTATGGGTATCGATAAACCTGATGTACGTTTTGTAATTCATCATGACATTCCTAAAAGTATAGAAAGTTATTATCAAGAAACTGGTCGGGCCGGACGTGATGGTGGTGAAGGGCATTGTTTAGCTTATTATGCATACAAAGACATTGAAAAACTAGAAAAATTCATGTCAGGAAAACCTGTAGCTGAACAAGAAATTGGACAAGCTTTATTACAAGAAGTGGTAGCATTTGCCGAAACCTCTATTTCTCGTAGAAAATTTATTTTACATTATTTTGGTGAAGAATTCGATAATAAAACAGGAGAAGGAGGCGAAATGGATGATAATGTAAGGCATCCTAAAAAGCAACATGAAGCCCAAAACGATGTTAAACTTCTTTTAGAAACCATTGACAATACCAACGAAAAGTACAAGTCTAAAGATTTAGTACATGTTATTACGGGGAAAGAAAATGCCTTAATTAATTCGCATAAAACCAACGAGCAAGCTTTCTTTGGAAAAGGTAAAGATAAAGACAAAAAATACTGGATGGCTTTATTAAGACAAGTTTTGGTATCTGGTTTCCTTAAAAAAGATATTGAAACTTACGGTGTTATTAAATTAGCTGATGCTGGTAGAAATTTTATAAAGAAACCAAAATCTTTTATGATGACTGAAGACCATATTTTTGATGGTGAGCAAGAAGATGGTACTATTGTAACAGCGGCTAAAAGTGAAGGTGCTGTGGCCGATGTGTTATTAATGAATTTATTGAAAGATTTACGTAAGAAGAATGCCAAAAAATTAGGTGTACCACCTTTTGTTATTTTTCAAGATCCATCACTTGAAGATATGGCGTTAAAATACCCTATTACTGTAACAGAGCTTGCTAATGTACATGGTGTGGGAGATGGGAAGGCTAAAAAATACGGTAAAGATTTTATAGAACTCATAGCGCAATATGTTGAAGAGCACGATATTATTCGTCCAGACGATTTAGTTGTTAAATCTACGGGTACAAATTCTGCCAATAAGCTTTATATTATTCAAAACATAGATAGAAAATTACCCTTAGATGATATTGCTTCTTCAAAAGGAATGTCTATGGTCGATTTTATAAAAGAAATGGAAGCTATAGTCTATTCTGGAACCAAATTGAATATTAATTATTGGATTGACGATATTTTAGATGAAGACCAGCAAGAAGAAATCCACGACTATTTTATGGAATCTAAAACCGATAGTATTGAAACAGCAATTAAAGAATTTGATGGCGATTATGATGAAGATGAACTTCGCTTGTATAGAATAAAATTTATAAGTGAAGTCGCTAATTAA
- the lptB gene encoding LPS export ABC transporter ATP-binding protein, which produces MILRAQNLMKSYSGRKVVKDVSLQVEQGEIVGLLGPNGAGKTTSFYMTVGLIKPNSGHIFLDDTEITQYPMYKRAQNGIGYLAQEASVFRKLSIEDNILSVLQLTKLSKKEQEHKMESLIEEFGLGHIRKSRGDLLSGGERRRTEIARALATDPSFILLDEPFAGVDPVAVEDIQRIVAQLTKKNIGILITDHNVQETLAITDRTYLMFEGSILKAGEPEELANDEMVRKVYLGQNFELRKKKIRE; this is translated from the coding sequence ATGATTTTAAGAGCTCAAAATTTAATGAAGTCCTATAGCGGACGAAAAGTAGTAAAGGATGTTTCTTTACAAGTTGAACAAGGTGAAATTGTTGGACTTTTAGGCCCCAATGGTGCTGGTAAAACAACTTCTTTCTACATGACAGTTGGCTTAATTAAACCAAATAGCGGGCATATTTTCTTAGATGATACCGAAATCACACAATACCCTATGTATAAGCGTGCACAAAACGGCATTGGTTATTTGGCACAAGAAGCATCCGTTTTTAGAAAATTAAGTATAGAAGATAATATTTTAAGCGTATTACAACTTACCAAACTAAGTAAAAAAGAGCAAGAACATAAAATGGAGTCGCTTATTGAAGAATTTGGTTTAGGCCACATTCGTAAAAGTAGAGGTGATTTATTATCAGGAGGAGAGCGTAGACGTACCGAAATAGCACGTGCTTTGGCAACCGACCCCAGTTTTATTTTATTAGATGAACCGTTTGCGGGCGTTGATCCTGTTGCTGTTGAAGATATTCAACGTATTGTAGCACAACTTACCAAAAAGAATATTGGTATTTTAATTACCGACCATAACGTACAGGAAACACTTGCTATTACTGATAGAACGTATTTAATGTTTGAAGGAAGTATTCTTAAAGCTGGTGAACCCGAAGAATTAGCTAACGACGAGATGGTGCGTAAAGTGTATTTAGGTCAGAATTTCGAGTTACGTAAAAAGAAAATCAGGGAATAG
- a CDS encoding DUF808 domain-containing protein, whose amino-acid sequence MASGFFALLDDIAALMDDVVVMSKITTKKTAGILGDDLAVNAEKATGFVSSRELPVLWAITKGSFLNKLIILPIAFLLSSFLPWAVTLILILGGVYLAYEGVEKIVEFFLPHKHDVLEVKDANPSEEDVLLMEKKKIKSAIFTDFILSIEIVIIALGTVLGKPILFQVLVVSIVAIIATIGVYGIVALIVRMDDLGYRFIKKSTNGKGFLANIGNILVKALPLVIKSLSVIGTIALILVAGGIFTHNIEFFHHLMETIPAFIKDAIVGLLVGFVALLVVKLFSMIFKGIKKQ is encoded by the coding sequence ATGGCTTCAGGATTTTTTGCATTATTAGATGATATTGCTGCCCTTATGGACGATGTGGTAGTAATGAGTAAAATTACTACCAAAAAAACAGCTGGGATTTTAGGTGACGATTTAGCTGTAAATGCTGAGAAAGCGACTGGTTTTGTATCGTCAAGAGAGTTGCCTGTTTTGTGGGCAATTACTAAAGGTTCTTTTCTAAACAAACTTATTATTTTACCCATTGCTTTTTTGTTAAGCTCTTTTTTACCTTGGGCAGTGACTTTAATTCTAATATTAGGCGGGGTGTATTTAGCGTATGAAGGTGTTGAAAAAATAGTAGAATTTTTTCTACCTCACAAACATGATGTCCTAGAGGTTAAGGATGCAAACCCTTCTGAAGAAGATGTTTTACTAATGGAAAAAAAGAAGATAAAATCGGCCATTTTTACTGATTTTATTCTGTCTATTGAAATTGTTATCATTGCCTTAGGAACCGTTTTAGGGAAGCCTATTTTATTCCAAGTCTTAGTAGTTTCTATTGTAGCTATTATTGCAACGATAGGGGTTTATGGTATTGTAGCTCTAATTGTAAGAATGGATGATTTGGGTTATAGATTTATAAAAAAGAGTACTAATGGAAAAGGATTTTTAGCGAACATTGGAAATATTTTAGTTAAAGCACTTCCTTTAGTAATTAAAAGTTTATCTGTTATTGGTACAATTGCCCTTATTTTGGTTGCAGGTGGTATTTTTACTCATAATATTGAGTTTTTTCATCACTTAATGGAAACGATACCTGCTTTTATAAAAGATGCTATTGTTGGATTATTGGTTGGGTTTGTGGCACTTTTAGTAGTGAAGCTTTTCAGTATGATATTCAAAGGAATAAAAAAACAGTAA
- a CDS encoding KpsF/GutQ family sugar-phosphate isomerase, with product MNSKNSIINIAKQTIEMESKAIFNLSDLVNDDFADAVTLIYNSKGRVIITGIGKSAIIASKIVATLNSTGTPSIFMHAADAIHGDLGLILEDDIVICISKSGNTPEIKVLIPLIKRAKNKMIAITGNKESFLGQHADYVLNAYVEKEACPNNLAPTTSTTAQLVIGDALAVCLLELRGFSSTDFAKYHPGGALGKKLYLRVQDISSVTQKPKVSASTIIRDVIIEITEKMLGVTAVVENNKIIGIITDGDLRRMLTKVDDFSKLTAKDIMSANPKRIQADAMAIDALEVIEAFGISQLLVEENGTYAGVVHLHDLIKEGII from the coding sequence TTGAATAGTAAAAATTCAATTATCAATATTGCTAAGCAAACTATCGAAATGGAAAGTAAAGCCATTTTTAATCTATCTGATTTAGTTAATGATGATTTTGCCGATGCCGTAACCCTTATTTACAATTCGAAAGGGCGCGTTATTATTACTGGTATTGGTAAAAGTGCTATTATAGCAAGTAAAATTGTGGCTACATTAAATTCTACTGGAACACCTTCTATTTTTATGCATGCTGCCGATGCTATTCATGGTGATTTAGGTCTTATTCTTGAAGATGATATAGTAATATGTATATCAAAAAGTGGAAACACCCCTGAAATAAAAGTACTTATCCCTCTTATTAAAAGAGCAAAAAACAAAATGATTGCTATTACAGGCAATAAAGAATCGTTTCTAGGACAACATGCAGATTATGTTTTAAATGCGTATGTTGAAAAAGAAGCTTGTCCCAATAACCTTGCGCCTACTACTAGTACTACAGCACAATTAGTAATTGGAGATGCCCTTGCTGTGTGTTTATTGGAACTACGAGGTTTTTCGAGTACCGATTTTGCTAAATACCATCCAGGTGGGGCTTTAGGTAAAAAATTATACTTACGTGTTCAAGATATTTCTTCAGTTACTCAAAAACCAAAGGTTAGTGCTTCAACAATCATTAGAGATGTTATTATTGAAATAACAGAAAAAATGCTAGGTGTTACTGCTGTAGTTGAAAATAACAAAATTATAGGTATTATAACCGACGGTGATTTACGTAGAATGCTAACAAAGGTTGACGATTTTTCAAAATTAACGGCTAAAGATATTATGAGTGCTAATCCCAAACGTATTCAAGCAGATGCTATGGCTATTGATGCCTTAGAAGTTATAGAAGCATTTGGAATTTCTCAACTTTTGGTGGAAGAAAACGGTACTTACGCAGGAGTGGTTCACTTACACGATTTAATTAAAGAAGGTATTATATAA
- a CDS encoding DUF4105 domain-containing protein — MQKKLFFLFLFLSVEITIAQPDILSEQARISVLTVGSGKSLNDSFGHSGFRVVDPIKNIDLVFNYGVYDFQTPNFYLKFAQGKLNYLIGFDYYEDFFERYISQNRTIKEQVLNLSKIEKQQLFDYLLNNIKPENRGYLYDFFYDNCATKIKDVTNISLNNTIVFNKPKNFKDQTFRTLIQNNLNKNSWGSFGIDLALGSVIDRKATTEDHMFLPENIYNFFEVATIKSSNKPLVKESKVLYKMIDEPLPSDFFTSPLFVFGVLGIFILFITYNDFKKQKHTVWLDVTLFSITGLIGILILLLWFATDHKGTHQNYNLLWAFALNILVIGQLLKPKASKWFIKYLKLLVILLCLLTLHWLMGIQVFAIGLIPLLLALFIRYLFLINIMTIGNRQ, encoded by the coding sequence ATGCAAAAAAAACTATTTTTTTTATTCCTTTTTTTATCTGTTGAAATAACAATCGCGCAACCAGACATCTTGTCTGAACAAGCTAGAATTAGTGTACTAACCGTTGGTTCTGGCAAATCATTGAACGATTCATTTGGGCATAGTGGATTTAGAGTGGTCGACCCCATAAAAAATATCGATTTGGTATTTAATTATGGTGTTTACGATTTTCAAACACCCAATTTTTATTTAAAATTTGCACAAGGAAAACTCAATTATTTAATAGGATTCGATTATTATGAAGACTTTTTTGAAAGATATATTTCACAAAACAGAACGATCAAAGAGCAAGTACTAAATCTTTCAAAAATTGAAAAGCAACAACTATTCGATTATTTATTAAACAATATTAAACCAGAAAATCGAGGCTATTTATATGATTTCTTTTATGATAACTGTGCAACCAAAATAAAAGATGTTACAAATATTTCTTTGAATAATACTATTGTTTTCAATAAACCCAAAAACTTCAAAGACCAGACATTCAGAACCTTAATTCAAAATAATTTAAATAAAAATTCTTGGGGAAGTTTTGGTATTGATTTGGCATTAGGTTCTGTGATTGATAGAAAAGCAACAACCGAAGATCACATGTTTTTACCTGAAAACATTTATAATTTTTTTGAAGTTGCTACCATAAAAAGCAGTAACAAACCACTTGTTAAAGAAAGCAAAGTGCTTTATAAAATGATTGATGAGCCTTTACCAAGTGATTTTTTTACAAGCCCATTATTTGTTTTTGGGGTTTTAGGAATCTTTATTCTTTTTATTACTTATAACGATTTTAAAAAACAAAAACACACGGTATGGTTAGATGTTACTTTATTTAGCATCACGGGGCTTATAGGTATCCTAATCCTATTACTTTGGTTTGCTACAGACCATAAAGGCACGCACCAAAATTATAATTTACTTTGGGCATTTGCTTTAAACATTTTAGTAATTGGACAATTATTAAAACCAAAAGCAAGTAAATGGTTTATTAAATACTTAAAGCTTTTAGTAATTCTTTTATGTTTACTAACACTTCACTGGCTTATGGGGATACAAGTATTTGCTATTGGATTGATTCCTTTATTGCTCGCTTTGTTTATTAGGTATTTGTTTCTAATAAATATTATGACAATAGGCAATAGGCAATAG
- the tatC gene encoding twin-arginine translocase subunit TatC, which produces MAKKNINEMSFLDHLEELRWHLIKITLAIVIVGALAFVFSRFIFDDIIFAPLDMNFPTYEWLCKMATYMQLETSFCNDKIPLILQNRTMAGQFSADIWTAILAGFIISFPYVIYQLWKFISPGLHENERKHSRGFIMISSLLFFLGALFGYYIITPLSINFLANYSISSRVDNQIDISSFIGLVRSSVLASGIIFELPIIIYFLTKIGLVTPEFLKKYRKYALILVLVLSAIITPPDIASQVIVAIPILILYEVSILISKIVIRNQKRKQKKHV; this is translated from the coding sequence ATGGCGAAAAAGAATATAAACGAGATGTCTTTCCTAGACCATCTTGAAGAGTTACGCTGGCATCTTATTAAAATTACTTTAGCCATCGTTATTGTAGGAGCTCTGGCATTTGTTTTTAGTCGATTTATTTTTGATGACATCATTTTTGCTCCGTTAGATATGAATTTCCCCACTTATGAGTGGTTGTGTAAAATGGCAACATATATGCAATTAGAAACCAGTTTCTGCAATGATAAAATACCTCTTATTTTACAAAACAGAACCATGGCAGGACAGTTTTCAGCAGATATTTGGACTGCCATTTTAGCTGGATTTATTATTTCATTTCCGTACGTTATTTACCAATTATGGAAATTTATAAGCCCAGGTTTACATGAAAATGAACGCAAACATTCACGTGGCTTTATAATGATATCTTCCTTATTATTCTTTTTAGGAGCCTTATTTGGTTATTACATTATCACACCTTTATCAATTAACTTTTTGGCCAATTACAGTATTTCATCACGGGTAGACAATCAAATAGACATTAGTTCGTTTATTGGATTGGTACGTTCATCAGTGTTAGCATCGGGTATTATTTTTGAATTACCCATTATTATTTATTTCTTAACCAAAATTGGTTTGGTAACCCCCGAATTTTTAAAAAAATACAGAAAATATGCTTTAATACTTGTTTTAGTACTATCGGCCATCATAACACCTCCAGATATTGCGAGTCAGGTTATTGTAGCTATCCCTATTTTAATTTTATATGAAGTAAGTATTCTTATTTCTAAAATTGTAATACGTAACCAAAAAAGAAAACAAAAAAAACATGTCTAA
- a CDS encoding peptidylprolyl isomerase, translating to MQDGLYAKFNTTKGEILVALEFKKTPGTVGNFVALAEGNLENKVKPQGTPYYNGLKFHRVIPDFMIQGGCPQGSGSGDPGYKFADEFHPDLKHDAPGILSMANSGPASNGSQFFITHVATPWLDNNHTVFGKVVEGQNVVDAIAQGDKIETLEIVRVGAEAEGFNAIEAFRDFEGSREKILAEAKKASEAALDKLATGFSKTESGLRYQIIQKGTGVKAEKGKNVSVHYKGQLADGTVFDSSYKRNEPIDFPLGVGQVISGWDEGIQLLNVGDKARFVIPSHLGYGSRGAGGVIPPDATLIFDVELMNVK from the coding sequence ATGCAAGACGGATTATACGCAAAATTCAACACAACAAAAGGAGAAATTCTTGTTGCTTTAGAATTTAAAAAAACACCAGGAACAGTTGGTAACTTCGTTGCTTTAGCCGAAGGAAATTTAGAAAATAAAGTAAAACCTCAAGGAACACCTTATTATAATGGTTTGAAATTCCATAGAGTAATACCAGATTTTATGATTCAAGGTGGTTGTCCACAAGGATCGGGTTCAGGTGATCCCGGTTATAAATTTGCCGATGAATTTCATCCAGATTTAAAACACGATGCACCAGGTATTTTATCCATGGCGAATTCAGGACCAGCAAGTAATGGTAGTCAGTTTTTTATAACGCATGTTGCCACCCCGTGGTTAGATAACAACCATACCGTTTTTGGGAAAGTGGTTGAAGGTCAAAACGTGGTTGATGCCATTGCTCAAGGTGACAAAATTGAAACTTTAGAGATTGTAAGAGTAGGAGCAGAAGCTGAAGGTTTCAATGCTATTGAAGCTTTTAGAGATTTTGAAGGTTCTAGAGAAAAAATATTAGCTGAAGCCAAAAAAGCATCAGAAGCAGCATTAGATAAATTAGCGACGGGATTTAGTAAAACTGAAAGCGGATTACGTTACCAAATTATTCAAAAAGGAACGGGAGTTAAAGCCGAAAAGGGTAAAAATGTATCTGTACACTATAAAGGACAATTAGCAGACGGAACTGTTTTTGATTCTTCTTACAAACGTAATGAGCCAATTGATTTTCCTTTAGGAGTTGGGCAAGTTATTTCAGGTTGGGACGAAGGTATTCAATTATTAAACGTGGGCGACAAAGCACGTTTTGTAATTCCGAGTCATTTAGGATACGGAAGCAGAGGAGCTGGAGGGGTTATACCACCAGATGCAACGTTAATTTTTGATGTAGAATTAATGAACGTTAAGTAA